The following coding sequences are from one Lipingzhangella halophila window:
- the malQ gene encoding 4-alpha-glucanotransferase, with protein sequence MSDAQLARLAEEHAVATEYRDWRGRRVRVGADTLRHILASLGEDASDPGAALREHRERAARRLLPRDVVTRWGRAPRLRLPAGAETWVELDRERRVAAGPDLPLGVHQLHVEHGGAHERCPLLVVPDRLETATTLGEDRHWGLMLQLYSLRSRASWGIGDLRDLAELADWSARDLGAGFAAINPVHATEPVAPIEPSPYLPVSRRYASPLYIRIEDIPEYARLEPTRREQIQRMARPLREQGRTADLLDRDAAWRAKRAALAMLFDAPRTPERQAAYQAFLERENAALVEFATWSAIAEEYGADYRTWPAQLRDVSADAVGAEALRRWPEIEFHRWLQWILDEQIASAQAAARAAGMPLGILHDVAVGVQPGGAEAWMYRDVLVPGVSVGAPPDEFNQQGQDWTQPPWHPVRLAEHGYGPFRQVLRQAMRHAGGIRADHVAGLFRLWWVPEGASPDQGTYVRYDHEGMVGALALTARETGSIVVGEDLGTVEPWVRDHLAERGILGTSVLWFERKEDGSPRRPEEWRRDCLATVATHDLPPVASYLSSEHIELRDRLGLLRRPAHEERAAAESLVRSWCAMLAELGELDPETDPVSEPATVVRALHGYLARTPARMVGVALTDVVGDRRMQNQPGTTDQYPNWRIPLTNAEGEPVLLDELIADPFLTTSVRRALRPLLNHSSAVEG encoded by the coding sequence GTGAGTGACGCGCAACTGGCCCGACTGGCGGAAGAACACGCTGTGGCGACGGAGTACCGCGACTGGCGGGGTCGCAGAGTACGCGTCGGAGCCGACACGCTCAGACACATCCTCGCCTCCCTCGGCGAGGACGCCTCCGACCCCGGTGCCGCGCTCCGGGAGCACCGCGAGCGCGCGGCGCGCAGGCTGCTCCCGCGTGATGTCGTCACCAGGTGGGGCCGAGCGCCGCGGCTCCGGCTCCCCGCGGGCGCCGAGACCTGGGTAGAGCTGGACCGCGAACGCCGCGTGGCCGCCGGTCCCGACCTGCCCCTCGGCGTGCACCAGCTCCACGTGGAGCACGGTGGTGCGCACGAGCGCTGCCCGCTGCTCGTCGTCCCCGACCGCCTGGAGACCGCCACCACCCTGGGGGAAGACCGCCATTGGGGCCTCATGCTGCAGCTCTACTCGTTGCGCTCGCGGGCCTCCTGGGGGATCGGCGACCTCCGCGACCTCGCCGAGCTGGCCGACTGGAGTGCGCGCGACCTTGGCGCCGGGTTCGCCGCGATCAACCCGGTGCACGCCACCGAACCCGTCGCGCCGATCGAACCCTCGCCGTACCTGCCGGTCAGCCGCCGTTACGCGAGCCCCCTGTACATCCGGATCGAGGACATCCCCGAGTACGCGCGACTGGAGCCGACCCGGCGCGAGCAGATCCAGCGCATGGCCCGGCCGCTGCGCGAACAGGGGCGCACCGCCGACCTGCTGGACCGCGACGCGGCGTGGCGGGCCAAGCGCGCCGCCCTGGCGATGCTCTTCGACGCGCCTCGGACACCCGAACGCCAGGCCGCCTACCAGGCGTTCCTGGAACGCGAGAACGCCGCACTGGTGGAGTTCGCGACCTGGAGCGCCATCGCGGAGGAGTACGGCGCCGACTACCGCACCTGGCCCGCTCAGCTTCGCGACGTGTCCGCCGACGCCGTCGGGGCGGAGGCACTGCGGCGCTGGCCCGAGATCGAGTTCCACCGCTGGCTGCAGTGGATCCTGGACGAGCAGATCGCCTCGGCGCAGGCGGCCGCGCGCGCTGCCGGGATGCCGCTCGGGATCCTGCACGACGTCGCCGTCGGTGTGCAGCCGGGCGGCGCCGAGGCGTGGATGTACCGCGACGTGCTCGTCCCCGGGGTGAGCGTGGGCGCCCCGCCCGACGAGTTCAACCAGCAGGGCCAGGACTGGACGCAGCCGCCCTGGCACCCGGTCCGCCTCGCCGAACACGGGTACGGCCCGTTCCGCCAGGTCCTCCGGCAGGCCATGCGGCACGCCGGCGGTATCCGGGCCGACCACGTCGCGGGTCTGTTCCGGCTCTGGTGGGTACCCGAAGGCGCGTCCCCCGACCAGGGCACCTACGTGCGGTACGACCACGAGGGGATGGTCGGCGCGCTGGCCCTGACGGCGCGCGAGACGGGCTCGATCGTGGTGGGCGAGGACCTTGGGACGGTGGAGCCGTGGGTCCGCGACCACCTTGCGGAGCGCGGCATCCTCGGCACGTCGGTGCTGTGGTTCGAGCGCAAGGAGGACGGCAGCCCGCGCCGCCCCGAGGAGTGGCGGCGCGACTGCCTGGCGACAGTTGCCACCCACGACCTCCCGCCGGTCGCCTCGTACCTGTCATCGGAGCACATCGAGCTGCGCGACCGGCTCGGGCTGCTCCGGCGGCCGGCGCACGAGGAGCGCGCGGCGGCCGAGAGCCTGGTGCGGTCGTGGTGCGCGATGCTGGCCGAGCTCGGCGAGCTCGACCCAGAGACCGACCCCGTCTCCGAGCCGGCCACGGTGGTACGGGCGCTGCACGGCTACCTGGCCCGGACACCGGCCCGGATGGTCGGGGTGGCTCTCACCGACGTCGTGGGCGACCGCCGGATGCAGAACCAGCCCGGCACCACCGACCAGTATCCGAACTGGCGCATCCCACTGACCAACGCTGAGGGGGAACCGGTGCTGCTCGACGAGCTGATCGCCGATCCTTTCCTCACGACGTCGGTCCGGCGCGCGCTGCGCCCGCTGCTGAACCATTCCTCCGCCGTCGAGGGGTGA
- a CDS encoding MerR family transcriptional regulator, whose protein sequence is MRIGELSRLTGASPRSLRYYEQLGLITAERRNNGYRDYPDSAVTVVGNIRALLAAGLAMAEIQQVGDCLYAGDLAETEVCDHIIELYERRLAGVEANLADLADVRERLHAELGSLRENRP, encoded by the coding sequence ATGCGCATCGGTGAACTCTCGCGGCTGACCGGCGCCAGCCCCCGGTCACTGCGCTACTACGAACAGCTCGGACTGATCACGGCCGAACGGCGGAACAACGGTTACCGCGACTACCCGGACTCCGCGGTGACCGTGGTTGGCAACATCCGCGCACTGCTGGCGGCGGGTCTGGCCATGGCGGAGATCCAGCAGGTGGGTGACTGCCTGTACGCCGGCGACCTCGCCGAAACCGAGGTGTGCGACCACATCATCGAGCTCTACGAACGCCGGCTCGCCGGAGTCGAGGCCAACCTCGCCGACCTCGCCGACGTCCGGGAGCGACTGCATGCCGAGCTGGGTTCGCTGCGCGAGAACCGGCCCT
- a CDS encoding nuclease-related domain-containing protein has product MVASDVGRRWLIRGGAAALAGAATGYLTSDWRIGATFAVAVVIAFTVRAARRQSEVPRWRKPSAAQRRTEAQLKVMKRLGYQVLHARGIPGGNGQIDHFIVGRRGAFAIDSEAWDKRLPLRNKLEKLYHGRFSKNERIDEALEEARTAQRLISEELGRDINVRAALAIYGPGMPWDSHRLRGVDIISGTKVRKWLRSGRDRLSEEEIADIYRAAERVLLPRY; this is encoded by the coding sequence ATGGTGGCCTCGGATGTCGGACGGCGGTGGCTGATCCGCGGCGGCGCGGCCGCGCTCGCGGGCGCCGCCACGGGCTACCTCACATCCGACTGGCGCATAGGGGCCACGTTCGCCGTGGCCGTGGTCATCGCCTTCACGGTCCGCGCGGCGCGCCGCCAGTCCGAGGTCCCGCGATGGCGCAAACCCTCGGCGGCGCAGCGGCGCACCGAGGCACAGCTCAAGGTCATGAAGCGGCTCGGGTACCAGGTGCTGCACGCGCGCGGCATCCCCGGCGGGAACGGCCAGATCGACCACTTCATCGTCGGGCGGCGCGGCGCGTTCGCTATCGACTCCGAGGCCTGGGATAAGCGGCTACCCCTGCGCAACAAGCTGGAGAAGCTCTATCACGGCCGCTTCTCCAAGAACGAGCGTATCGACGAGGCACTCGAAGAGGCCCGCACCGCCCAGCGGCTCATCAGCGAGGAGCTGGGGCGCGATATCAACGTCCGCGCGGCCCTGGCTATCTACGGGCCGGGGATGCCGTGGGACAGCCACCGGCTGCGCGGTGTCGACATCATCAGCGGGACCAAGGTCCGCAAGTGGCTGCGCAGTGGTCGCGACCGGCTCTCCGAGGAGGAGATCGCCGATATCTACCGCGCCGCCGAACGCGTCCTCCTGCCGCGCTACTAG
- the ilvD gene encoding dihydroxy-acid dehydratase, with protein sequence MPALRSRTVTHGRNMAGARALMRATGVEREDFGKPIVAVANSFTQFVPGHVHLREVADVVSGAVREAGGIPREFNTIAVDDGIAMGHGGMLYSLPSRELIADAVEYMVNAHCADALVCVSNCDKITPGMLLAAMRLNVPTVFVSGGPMEAGKVTVVDGTATKVRKLDLINPMVASADESVSQDELDEMEENACPTCGSCSGMFTANSMNCLTEAIGLALPGNGSVLATHVARKKLYEDAGRLVVESARRYYEGDDDSVLPLSIATPAAFGNAMALDVAMGGSTNTILHLLAAATEAGVDFGLPEINEVSRRVPCLCKVAPNTDKYHIEDVHRAGGIPAILGELARGGLLDTSLPTVHGQTVGEYLAQWDIMSESVLPKAVELFHAAPGGKRTTKAYSQDVRWDSLDTDREDGCIRSVGDAYSVDGGLAVLYGNIAADGAIVKTAGVEEELLTFSGPAKVFESQEEAVDGILNKRIEPGDVVVIRYEGPKGGPGMQEMLYPTSFLKGRGLGKACALVTDGRFSGGTSGLSIGHASPEAAAGGDIALVEDGDVISIDIPNRGITVEVSEDELATRRERLLKELGGFRPAARERAVTPALRAYAAMATSASTGAARDVSQVEG encoded by the coding sequence ATGCCCGCGCTTCGCTCACGCACGGTCACCCACGGTAGGAACATGGCTGGTGCGCGCGCCCTCATGCGCGCCACCGGCGTCGAACGCGAGGACTTCGGCAAGCCGATCGTCGCGGTGGCCAACAGCTTCACCCAGTTCGTTCCCGGCCACGTCCACCTACGCGAGGTAGCCGACGTGGTCTCGGGTGCCGTGCGCGAGGCCGGCGGGATTCCCCGGGAGTTCAACACGATCGCGGTCGACGACGGCATCGCCATGGGCCACGGCGGCATGCTCTACTCGCTGCCCAGCCGCGAGTTGATCGCCGACGCGGTCGAGTACATGGTCAACGCGCACTGCGCCGATGCCCTGGTGTGCGTGTCCAACTGCGACAAGATCACACCGGGCATGCTGCTCGCTGCCATGCGGTTGAACGTCCCCACGGTGTTCGTCTCCGGCGGCCCGATGGAGGCCGGCAAGGTCACGGTCGTCGACGGCACGGCGACCAAGGTCCGCAAGCTCGACCTGATCAATCCGATGGTCGCCTCCGCCGACGAGAGCGTCTCCCAGGACGAGCTCGACGAGATGGAGGAGAACGCCTGTCCCACCTGCGGTTCCTGCTCGGGGATGTTCACCGCCAACTCGATGAACTGCCTCACCGAGGCCATCGGGCTGGCGCTGCCGGGTAACGGAAGCGTCCTGGCCACCCACGTCGCCCGCAAGAAGTTGTACGAGGACGCCGGCCGGCTGGTGGTCGAGAGCGCGCGGCGCTACTACGAGGGCGATGACGACTCCGTGCTGCCGCTGTCGATCGCGACGCCGGCGGCCTTCGGCAACGCCATGGCGCTCGACGTCGCCATGGGCGGCTCCACCAACACGATCCTGCACCTGCTCGCCGCGGCGACCGAGGCCGGCGTGGACTTCGGCCTTCCGGAGATCAACGAGGTCTCCCGGCGGGTGCCCTGTCTGTGCAAGGTGGCGCCGAACACCGACAAGTACCACATCGAGGACGTCCACCGCGCCGGCGGTATCCCCGCCATCCTCGGCGAGCTCGCCCGGGGCGGGCTGCTCGACACCTCGCTGCCCACCGTCCACGGCCAGACCGTGGGCGAGTATCTGGCCCAGTGGGACATCATGTCCGAGTCGGTGCTGCCCAAGGCCGTGGAGCTGTTCCACGCCGCTCCGGGCGGAAAGCGCACCACGAAGGCCTACAGCCAGGATGTTCGCTGGGACAGCCTCGACACCGACCGCGAGGACGGCTGTATCCGGTCGGTTGGCGACGCCTACTCCGTCGACGGCGGGCTCGCCGTGCTGTACGGCAACATCGCGGCCGACGGCGCCATCGTGAAGACCGCGGGCGTCGAGGAGGAACTGCTGACGTTCAGTGGTCCGGCCAAGGTCTTCGAGAGCCAGGAGGAGGCCGTCGACGGCATCCTGAACAAGCGGATCGAGCCGGGCGACGTCGTGGTGATCCGCTACGAGGGTCCCAAGGGCGGGCCGGGAATGCAGGAGATGCTGTACCCGACGAGCTTCCTCAAGGGCCGCGGGCTGGGCAAGGCGTGCGCGCTCGTCACCGACGGCCGGTTCTCCGGCGGGACGTCGGGCCTGTCCATCGGGCACGCGTCGCCCGAGGCCGCCGCGGGCGGCGACATCGCTCTTGTTGAGGACGGTGATGTCATCAGCATCGACATCCCCAACCGCGGCATCACGGTCGAGGTGAGCGAGGACGAGTTGGCCACGCGCCGCGAGCGGCTGCTCAAGGAACTGGGCGGGTTCCGGCCCGCCGCGCGGGAACGCGCGGTCACCCCGGCGCTGCGCGCCTACGCCGCCATGGCCACCTCGGCCTCCACCGGCGCCGCGCGCGACGTCAGCCAGGTCGAGGGCTAA
- a CDS encoding MFS transporter — MTTDATIPTGSSAAPGGRRTAAPGIPVWLLALTVAAFATGTDDMIIAGILPLVSADLDVTEATAGQLVTVYSLTYGLGAPVMAVVAGRVPHHRLLPAMTALFAIANILMALAPSYPVAMGLRVATALAAATLIPAALVAVGRHAPADRKARYLSLVTAGITLSLVVGVPIGSWIGAALGWRATMLFVAALSLPAFVGMLWLPRGDVGPQPSLRQRAAPLKRPVILGTTLALLISGAGGMMPYIYLAPLYRQLSGGTETVGTLIMLFGAAGFVGVLLGGRGADRWGAGRTLAAGLGTAIAMVAVLAVLAAVVPAGSLPFAVLAGIVVVWAVGIWTLSPPLQSWLLRRAQGADSAILALNTSGMYLGFSLAGSLGGLALATGGPVALPWASVILLVAGGGVLLVAFTRLARRENLTAERGS; from the coding sequence ATGACAACCGACGCAACCATCCCAACCGGCTCGTCAGCCGCTCCCGGTGGTCGCCGCACTGCTGCCCCCGGGATCCCGGTGTGGCTGTTGGCGCTCACCGTCGCCGCCTTCGCCACCGGCACCGACGACATGATCATCGCGGGAATCCTGCCGCTGGTGTCGGCCGATCTGGACGTCACCGAGGCGACAGCGGGCCAGCTCGTCACCGTGTACTCGCTGACCTACGGGCTCGGGGCACCGGTTATGGCGGTCGTGGCGGGACGGGTCCCCCACCACCGCCTACTGCCGGCGATGACGGCGCTGTTCGCGATCGCCAACATCCTGATGGCCCTCGCACCCAGCTACCCGGTGGCGATGGGGTTGCGCGTGGCCACCGCACTGGCCGCCGCCACCCTCATCCCGGCGGCCCTGGTCGCCGTCGGCCGACACGCCCCAGCCGACCGGAAGGCCCGCTACCTCAGTCTCGTGACGGCGGGGATCACTCTCTCGCTGGTCGTGGGCGTGCCCATTGGAAGCTGGATCGGGGCGGCGTTGGGTTGGCGCGCGACGATGCTGTTCGTCGCGGCGCTGAGCCTCCCGGCGTTCGTGGGCATGCTGTGGCTGCCCCGCGGCGATGTCGGCCCGCAGCCAAGCCTGCGGCAGCGTGCCGCCCCATTGAAACGGCCCGTCATCCTGGGAACGACGCTCGCCCTGCTCATCTCGGGCGCGGGCGGGATGATGCCCTACATCTACCTGGCTCCGCTCTACCGCCAGCTCTCCGGCGGCACCGAGACGGTGGGGACGCTGATCATGCTGTTCGGCGCGGCGGGGTTCGTTGGGGTGCTGCTCGGCGGGCGTGGCGCCGACCGGTGGGGGGCGGGACGCACCCTGGCGGCCGGGTTGGGCACCGCGATCGCCATGGTGGCCGTTCTGGCGGTGCTCGCCGCCGTCGTGCCCGCGGGTTCGCTGCCTTTCGCCGTGCTCGCCGGGATCGTGGTGGTCTGGGCGGTGGGGATCTGGACGCTCAGCCCGCCCCTACAGTCATGGCTGCTGCGCCGGGCACAGGGCGCCGACAGCGCCATCCTCGCCCTGAACACCAGCGGGATGTACCTGGGGTTCTCTCTCGCGGGATCACTGGGAGGCCTTGCCCTCGCGACCGGAGGGCCGGTCGCGCTGCCGTGGGCCTCGGTTATCCTGCTGGTCGCGGGTGGTGGGGTGCTGCTGGTGGCGTTTACCCGCCTGGCCCGGCGCGAGAACCTCACGGCGGAGAGGGGGAGCTGA
- a CDS encoding amidase, protein MSQIHDLTAIELVERVRRRELSPVQITDHYLERIARHDRALGAFITVTEDFAREQARKAENRVLRDTPGELPPLLGVPVPIKDLDPLAGVRHTSGSTIYADRVAGVDAAFVAALRQAGAVFPGKTNTPEFGSPCYTENDIAPAARTPWDLSRSAGGSSGGAAAAVAGGLSPVAQGSDGGGSIRIPASACGTYGLKPTRGRISGAPLTPDLLGLATAGPLTRTVSDAALLLDAMSVNRPGDYYTAPPLGTGETFLEHARREPGTLRIARFRTPVMAADEVHPEVLAAYESATELLAKLGHDIEEIAPPFDASVAEDFRTVWAAMAIAVPLPSGSEPHLRPINRWLREQAMGTTLDRYMRATIRLQQRVRAALPAMLDYDAVLTPTLAQPPVPVGHFAAAPEEELRRMERFTPYTAIFNITGQPSASVPLYWSDEGLPIGVMLSGRIGGEPTLLSLSAQLEAVHPWAHRRPPVWAE, encoded by the coding sequence ATGAGCCAGATCCACGATCTGACCGCGATTGAGCTGGTGGAGCGGGTGCGGCGGCGTGAGCTCTCGCCGGTGCAGATCACCGACCACTACCTGGAGCGGATCGCCCGACACGATCGCGCACTCGGAGCCTTTATTACGGTCACGGAAGATTTCGCCCGAGAACAGGCCCGAAAGGCGGAGAATCGTGTGCTCCGCGACACGCCGGGCGAGCTGCCTCCCTTGCTGGGCGTCCCGGTGCCGATCAAGGACCTCGACCCCCTCGCCGGGGTGCGCCACACCTCTGGCTCGACGATCTACGCCGACCGTGTCGCCGGCGTCGACGCCGCCTTCGTCGCCGCGCTGCGCCAGGCCGGCGCCGTCTTCCCCGGGAAGACGAACACCCCCGAGTTCGGCTCCCCCTGCTACACCGAGAATGACATCGCCCCGGCGGCCCGCACCCCGTGGGACCTCTCGCGCTCGGCAGGGGGGTCCAGCGGCGGCGCCGCGGCCGCCGTGGCCGGCGGGCTGTCTCCGGTCGCCCAGGGCAGCGACGGCGGCGGCTCCATCCGCATCCCCGCGAGCGCGTGCGGGACCTACGGCCTCAAGCCCACGCGCGGCCGGATATCGGGTGCGCCCCTCACCCCCGACCTGCTCGGGTTGGCGACGGCCGGGCCGCTCACCCGCACCGTCAGCGACGCCGCCCTCCTCCTCGACGCCATGAGCGTCAACCGGCCCGGTGACTACTACACCGCGCCGCCGCTGGGCACCGGGGAGACCTTCCTCGAGCACGCGCGGCGCGAACCCGGGACCCTGCGTATCGCGCGGTTCCGCACCCCGGTAATGGCCGCGGACGAGGTCCACCCGGAGGTGCTCGCCGCCTACGAGTCGGCGACCGAGCTGCTCGCCAAGCTGGGCCACGACATCGAGGAGATCGCGCCGCCGTTCGACGCCTCGGTCGCCGAGGACTTCCGGACCGTCTGGGCGGCGATGGCGATCGCCGTCCCGCTCCCCAGCGGGAGCGAGCCACACCTGCGCCCGATCAACCGCTGGCTGCGCGAGCAGGCCATGGGCACCACGCTCGACCGGTACATGCGGGCGACCATCCGGTTGCAGCAGCGGGTCAGAGCGGCGCTACCGGCGATGCTGGACTACGACGCGGTCCTCACCCCCACCCTGGCCCAACCTCCCGTTCCCGTCGGACACTTCGCCGCCGCGCCCGAAGAGGAACTCCGCCGGATGGAGCGGTTCACGCCGTACACGGCGATCTTCAACATCACCGGCCAGCCCTCGGCCAGCGTCCCGCTGTACTGGTCCGACGAGGGGCTGCCGATCGGCGTCATGCTGTCGGGACGGATCGGCGGGGAACCAACGCTGCTCTCCCTGTCCGCGCAGCTTGAGGCGGTACACCCGTGGGCGCATCGGAGGCCGCCCGTCTGGGCCGAGTGA